Genomic segment of Pseudothermotoga hypogea DSM 11164 = NBRC 106472:
GCATAATAGAAGTTCGCCAGTTCAGCAGACTCACCAATGATGGGTTGAGCGTCCGGAGACATGTTGTAGTGTCCCGACCAATGACGCACTATGCGAAGTTTTCGCAAGAATGGGAGCAACCAGCAAATCTTTCTTGCCAAATCTTTCTCGAATCTGAACGTCACGTTGTAGTTCAACCCAGGCCTTTCATCTTTATCACCTTGGCCCATGATGAAGTGGCCGTGCTTCGTCTGTCTGATGTAAAAATTGCCGGAGAAACTTATGAGCATGGGATCGAAAAAGTTCCTTACAGGTTCAGTGACCAAAATCTGGTGTCTGTAGCTCTCGACTGGGAGTTTCACGTTCAGCATGGAGGCAACTTGACCGGCGTACGCTCCTGCGGCGTTCACAAGGATCTTCGATTCGAACCGACCCCTGCTGGTGTGAACTTTGAACTTTGAACCCGTCGGTTCGATCGCAAGGACCTCCGTGTGCGTGAGGATCGTCACACCCAACCTCTTTGCAGCGTGTGCGTAGGCGAAGTTAGCCAGATGAGGGTTGGCATGACCGTCAGTCGGACAGAAGGTGGCGAGCAGAACCTTTTCCACGTTCACGTATTCGAACCGTCGTTTGACTTGATTCGGCGTGAGCAGTTCCACGTTCAAGCCAAGATTTTTCTGCATCTTCACGTTTTCTTCGAACTGTGAGGCTTCCCGTTCATCGTAGGAAAGTACGAGATAGCCTCCCTGTTTGTATTCGATGTCAAAGCCCGTTTCTTCACTCATTCTTTCGAACAGCTTCACGCTCCTCATGGCGAGCAGAACGTTGTGTGGAGAGCTCCACTGTTGTCTGATCCCACCAGCGCACCTGCCCGTGGAACCTGAACTTATGTAGTTCTTCTCGAGGACCAAAACATCGCTCTCGCCGAACTTGGCCAGATGGTATGCGATGGAACAGCCCACGATGCCAGCGCCCACAACGATTATTCTGTACTCAGTTTTCATTCGATTCACCCCTCAGGATCGATTCGAATTTGGTGGGCATCACGGGAGGCCTGAAATGACCCTTCAAAAGTTCCTCGGGCGATTTACCCAACCTTCGGGACAGAATCGACAGGACCGAGGCCCGGCACGTTCTGCCACCACACATGCCCATACCGACGCGCAAATACCGTCTCAGCTCTTCGTAATCTGTGAATCCCAAATCTATAGCCTTTTCGATCTCTTCGAGTGTCACCTCTTCGCACTTGCACACGAAGACGCTCTCTCGCTTCTTCACACGAAAGTTTCTGACCTGTGCGGCAAAACCTGCAGGCACTTTGAGATGGACCAGATTGGTCTTGTGCGGGAAGCGAACGATCTTGATCACTTGTGCCTCGCAAACATATTTTCCGTCTCTGTCCAGTGCGATGACTCGTTCTCCTTTCTCTGGCAACGGGAGCATCTCGTAAGGAACGATCACGAGATCGAAACCCGGTTCAACGTTCTCCTGAACCATGAAGATCGCAAGACCAGGACATTTGGAAACACAGATACCACAACCGGTGCACTTTTCGTAGTCTATCCTCGGAAGGCTGTTTATGTTCTTCGGCACCTCGATGGCACCTGTCGGACAGGAGGTTTGACAGGGATTACACGGGATGTTTTCGTAGCATTCTATGACGGGTCTGAGTTTTCCAATTGGACCTGTGTCGGTCTGTGGCTCACGTGAGTACTCGACAACCCTTTGAGGGAAGAATTTCGCAAGACCTCTTCGCACCTTTTCCGAGAAAGGACCGGATCTGAACTCGATGAGTTCTTTTTGGAGTGACTCTATCTCTTTGGACAAATCTATTTCTTTTATCAACTGAGCGATCGTCAAACCCGCGATCCGCCCTTCGATCATCGCCGTCGTTGCTTCCTCGATTCCTGCAAGATCTCCAGCGATGAAGACGTGCTCGACGTTGGTCCTCATGTTCTGGTCCCTGTACGGAACGAAGCCTCCAAGCTCTGGAACGTATTCGATCTTCACATTCGCCATCGCTGCGAGTTCCACGGAGGGAACCAGACCCGTGGCGATACATATCGCGTCCACCGCGAACTCTTTTTCAGTTCCTTCGATGGGTTGAAAGTTCTCATCGACCTGAACGACGACGGCTCCAGTGACTCTCTCCTGTCCGAGCGCTTTCTTGATCGTGTGTCTCAACAGGATAGGTATGCCGAACCTCTTCACTTTGCGCAGATGAACGTCGTAGCCTCCGACCTTGTCGGCTATCTCGACGATCGCGGCAACCTCTGCGCCGGCTTGCAGCAGTTGGTAAGAAACGATCAAACCTATGTTCCCAGAACCAACCATGAGAAACCTTTTGCCAGGCAAAACCATGAACTGGTTCATGAGCGTCTGAACCGCACCCGCACCGTAGACACCTGGAAGGTGGTTATTTTCAAACTGTATGAATCTCTCCGACGCACCCGTGGCGAGCAGGATGTAATCGGCCTGCACCTCGAGGGTCACGTCGTTCTGCCGATCATACAGTACCACGACGTCTTCGTAGATGCCGGTCACGGTGGTCTGTAGCATGATCTTGACGTGTTCGTTCAGCTGGTCCTTCAACTTCTTGGCTATTTCGAAACCTCTCACCGAGGCGTAGAAACCTTCATGACCGAAAAACTTGTGTGTTTGTTTGACCAGCTGTCCTCCAAGTTCGACGCCCTCGTCTACGATGAGGGTCTCAACACCACGCTTTGAAGCCTCTATCGCTCCGCAGAGACCCGCGGGTCCACCACCCACGACGAGCAACTGTGTTCTCACCACGACACATCACTCCGACCGAACTGCCTTTGAACCTTCATGCCTTCTTTCACTGGTGTGATACACACCCTCACGTTGGGTTCACCGTCGACGACCATCAAGCACGAAGAGCATTTGCCGATCGCACAGAAAAAGCCCCTCGGTCTTGCATGCTCAGTCTCACCAAACACGTCTATCCCATTGGCGATCAGCGCAGCCGCAACGGTTTCACCTTCCAGAGCTTCGAGTTCTCTGCCTTCGAAGTAAAACCTCACCGTACGCGCCGTTTCTCTCTTGAGAATTGGATGCTCGAAGATGCGTCTCAAGTTCTCAACTCCTTTCACAGATGAATCGGTCTGTCGACGACACCTTCGATTGCGCCGAGCAAGGTTTCGCTGAGCGTCGGATGCGGATGGATGGTCCTCTCAAGCTGTTCCGCCGTTAAGCCGTTTCTGACCGCGATCGTGGCTTCCATTATGAGCTCCGTAGCGTAGGGTCCAACTATGGTCGCACCGAGTATTTTTCCCGTCTTCGCATCCGCTATGAACTTGGCAAAACCCTCTTTTTCGAGCATGGTCCTGGCACGACCGTTGGCCATCAGTGGATACGAAAAGACTTTGACCGTCGAAGGATCGACGTCCTTCTCCTTGACTCCCACGCTCGCCACTTCCGGTTCGCTGAATATAACACTGGGTACGGCTGAATAGTCCATCTTCGTTGGTTTTCCACAGATGTTTTCCGCTGCCACGACGGCTTCGTACATTGCCACATGAGCGAGCATGATCTGGCCCCTCACGTCGCCAACTGCGTATATGTTTGGAAGGTTCGTGAGCATCGTCTCATCCGTTTTGATACCTCTCTCTATGGCAAGTCCGATGGACTTCAGATCGTCACTGATCTTTGGCTTTCTTCCCACGGCGACGATGACCTTCTCGGTGGTCTTCTCGAGCTGACCTTCCTTGGTCTCGATGATCGAGCTGTAGCCGTTCTCGATAGGTTGAACGGACGTCACTTTAGACGATTCGTAGATCTCAGCGCCTCTTTTTTTCAGAGTCTTCGCGACGAGTTGCGCTGCGTCAGCATCTTCGTTGGGAAGTATGTGGTCCAAAAGTTCCACGACGATGACCTTCACGTTCAAGCTCGAGAAGAATGTTGCGAGTTCCACTCCGATGACCCCTCCGCCGACTATGAGAACACTTTCTGGAAGACGTTCCATCCTGAAAACATCGTCGCTGGTCCAGATCCCAGGAACTTCGTTGAACGGAGGAAAGAGCGTGGGCACCGAACCTGTGGCGATCAGGAGGTGCTTGGCCTCGAGCTTTTTATCCTGCACCCTCACGGAATTGGGAGACTCCACGATTGCCTCTCCGTTGATCAGCTCGACTCCATTTTTCTTGAAGAGATACTCTATGCCCCTTCTCGAGGCCACCACGACCTTGTTCATGTGGCTCCTAATCTTCGAAAAGTCAAAGGACACGTTCTCTGCCAGAACTCCAAGTTCAGCACCCTTCTCGACTATGCTTCTCAGCAAGTGGGCTGAGGTCAGCAAAGCCTTGGTGGGAATACAGCCCCAGTTCGTACACGTGCCTCCGACGAACGATTTTTCAACGACCGCCACGCGTTTTCCATGCTGAGCGAGCTTTATTGCAGCAACATAACCACCAGGTCCTGCACCGATGATCAGCGCATCGTACATGAGATCACCTCCAACCAAGTCTCAGCCAAGACGATTTTACCAAGTTTGCTCTTGAGTGCCAAAACACAAAGAGAAAAGCCGACCCAATCGGGCCGGCAAAGCGTTCACAAACAAAAAGGCCCCACTCGGGGCCTTGTTTTCACAGAACCGTTGATTTTTTCTCCATCGCTGGGCTCGATGATTTGAAGGAGCAATTTTGTACTTTTTCAACCGTTTGGATCAATTGAACTTGATTCCATGACAATTTTCTTCGGTGTGGCTTCATCACTTTCCTTTTTATTCGTTGGTTTTGGGAGCGCCCACGAAACCTTAGAATGAGGGCCATCTACGAGACATCGTGTCCCTTTCAAACCTCTATCGTCCCTTTGGAGCGCTCCCATTAATATGTATACGGACGAGGTCACTGATGAAATGAAACAGGATAATGACTTTCTCATGAAAAACGCCAGGCCCTACGCCTGGCGTCATTCAAACCTCACTCAAGATCATCTCTTCAAGGTGGAGACGGTTCTGAGCATGTCGTCAGCAGTCTGAATGGTCCTCGCGTTGAGTTCGTAGGCACGCTGGGCGATGATCATGTCGACCATTTCCTTGACGACGTCCACGTTGGATTTTTCGAGGAAACCTTGTTGGATCGCACCGAAGCCATCTTGGTTCGGCGTACCTTCGATCGGATCACCGGAAGAAGCGGTCTGTAGGTACAGATTGTCACCTATGGCCTTCAAACCCGCAGGATTGACGAAGCGCACCAAGGTGATGGTCCCAAGGTTCTCGATAGTCCCATCCTGCATCTCCGCCGACACGATGCCGTCTGGAGAGACGTTTATCGAAACGGCGTCCGCAGGAATCACGATGTTCGGAACCAGCGTGAGCCCGTTGGCGGTGACGACCCTACCATCGCTGTCTATCTTGAAGCTTCCGTCACGGGTGTACGCGATCCTCCCATCTTGAAGCTGAATCTGGAAAAAGCCATCTCCCGCGATTGCAAGATCGAGCGCGTTGCCCGTCTGTTCAAGGTTACCTATGGTGAAGATCCTGTTCGTTGCGCTCAATCTGACGCCGTGTCCGACATAGATTCCCGTTGGGATCGTCGAGTTCTGAGCGGTCGGAGTTCCCGCGTTCTTGTAGTACTGATAGACCAAGTCTTGAAATTCGGCGCGGATCTTTTTGTAACCGGTTGTGTCAACGTTCGCGAGGTTGTTAGAAACTGTATCGAGTTTGTACTGCTGGGCCCACATCCCCGTTGCCGCAGAGTACAGCGAGACCATCATGGTTCAACACCTCCGTCATCTGAGCGTGGCGAGCTGGGAGAACAGTTTTGCCAGCATTTCATCTTCGGCGAGTACGATTTTCTGCGTGATCTCGAAATGTCTCTGCAGCTCGACCATCTTGACCAACTCCGCCACCGCGTTCACATTTGATAGTTCGACGTATCCGGGAAGAATCCTAAAATCTTCTACGGCAACTGCTGGGCCACTCTCTTCGGTTGGCAAAAAGAGTGTATAGCCAACCTTTTTCAAGTTCTGCTGTGAGGCGAAACCGTACACGGCGATCCTGCTCACCACGTTACCCGCGTGATCTCTCACGTAACCTTCCGCGTCGATCGAAAAACCATCTTCGAAACGTATCGGTTCGTTGTTCACATCGAGCAGTCTGAAACCGTCAGCGTTGACGATGAAACCTTCCGCGTCGAGCTTGAAGTTACCCGCGCGCGTGTAGAGAACTTCGTTGTTCCTCTGAACTGAGAAATATCCGTTCCCAACGATCGCAAGATCGAGAGGATTGCCCGTGTACTGCAACGATCCTTCCGTGGCGTCGAGGTACACTCTGTCCACCACAACGCTGTAAGGTAAGTTGCCTATGGGAACTTTCCTGTTCAGCGAAGAGTAAACATGGCGTTCATCGTAAACGCTGAAAGTGGGAATGTCTTTTTTGTAACCGACCGTGTCCACATTCGCCAGGTTGTTCGCCGTCGAATCGAGCTTGAACCAATCGACAAGCATCCCCATTGCGGCCGTGTAGATACCCCTTACCATTCGATCACCTCGCGTAGGACACCGCGACGGCCTTCAAAAGGTTCGGATCTTCGAGCAAGATTCCTGTTCCCTTCGCAACGCAAGTGATCGGATCTTCCGCAACGACGGTTTTCACACCGAGCTCCTCGGCCATCAACATGTCCAGGCCTCTCAAGAGTGCTCCTCCACCCGTTAGCACGATGCCGCGCTCTATTATGTCTGCCGCGAGCTCGGGTGGGGTCTTCTCGAGCACCATCTTTATCCTTGCAATGAGCGTTTCAACTAAAGGCTTCAGCGTTTCCATAACATCTTCGCTCGTGATCAGATCGGTCCTCGGCAAGCCCGTCACGGCGTCCCTCCCTTTGATCTCCATTTCATACGATTCTAAGCTCGCGTGCACTTTTCCTATTTTTATCTTTACCTGCTCAGCGGTTGGCTCACCGATGACCAGACCGTGTTTCCTTCTCACGAATCTCACGATAGCTTCATCCATCACATTACCAGCGAGTTTGATGGAATCTCCCACCACGACGCCTCCAAGGCTTATGACGGCTATGTCCGTGGTGCCACCACCTATGTCCACGATCATGCTACCCTGAGACTTCATCACATCGATTCCAGCACCTATAGCGGCGGCTATGGGTTCGGTGACGACGTGCACCTGCCTCGCGCCGGCGTTCAGGGCCGCTTCAAACACGGCCCTCCGCTCAACGCTCGTGGCCTTCGTTGGAATGCCTATCACGAGTTCAGGCTTGAAGAAGAGAGATTTTTTCACCGTCCTGTTTATGAATTCCCTGATCACCGCCTCTATCACTTTGTAATCGGCGATCACCCCATCCTTCATCGGCTTAACTGCTTTGAAAGACTCTGGGGTCCTGCCGAGCATCTTCTTGGCTTCCTCGCCGATGGCCACGATCTCGCCGGTCTTCTCGGATATGGCGACCACTGATGGTTCGAATATCACGATGCCTTTCCCTCGTTGGTACACTATGAAACTTGCAGTGCCAAGATCTATTCCAAGATCACCCTTGGGCAAAGGGCACACCTCCTATCGTTCTCAAAAAATCTCTGGCGTGCCTGGCGGGAGTCGAACCCGCAACCTCTGGATCCGGAGTCCAGCGCTCTATCCGTTTGAGCTACAGGCACACCATTCGTCCACCAGATTTCAGGAACCTTTCCAGGTTTGATCCTCGCCTCGTAACAATGATATCAAAAGGTGCAAATTGTTCCAAGAACCTTTCGTCACGTTCGACGTGACAGCCTCTTTTGTGAAAAAGATAAGCGTGATATGGTTCTTCCTGGAGCACAACACAGTTCTCCCTGCAGAGTCTCGTGTCGGACAGATGTGCGATGAGCAACTTACCTGGACATCTATGGACTTCTTCGATCGTTTCATCGTATACCTTCTCTGGCTCACGAAGCTTGTATATACCCGTGCCATGTGCGACAAACCTTTCAAAGATCTCGGCCGCGCTCAGACCGTCCACGTTTTCCCTTCCCTGGAACATTCTACTCGACAGACGCTCGTCCACGAGGAAGACTTCCTTGCGAAATTTCTTTTTGATCTTCTCCGCAAAGGCGATACATTCGAAAGTTTGCCGAGAGTATCGACCGCTCATGGACAGAGGCATCCCCACGACGACGGTCGAAGCATCGTATCGGGTCAGCACCTCGAAGACTTTCGATCTCTCCACGGTGAAGATCCTCGATGGGACGTTTCCTCCCAGAGCGATGCCACACCTTTTTTCCCCGTAGTCTATGGCGATGAGATTCACACTCATATCACTACCCGCGGGTTGGATAAAGCCTTGTAGATACCTTTGGCTCTCTGGAGAAGGAATTTTTCGACGAATCGTTCGAAGTATTGCCTCTCCAGTTTGCCCTCACCGATTCTCAGTGAATTTCTCTGCGTGTCGATACCGGACAGATCCAGATTTCCATTCTGTTGACGGGCACCAAGCTCTTCGAGCACATGGAGCATTATCTTTGCGTAAGAGCCATTCCTCGCATAGTTTCGCTCAACCAGAAGATCCAGAAATTCCGCAATCTGTACCCTCGGACCGATATCACGAACGATCTTCTCGATGAAATCGACGTCAGGAAACAGTTCTTCTATTTCCAGCTTTCTTCTGACAACATCGTCCCGTGAGAAGGTCAGATTCAAAATCTGGAACGTACCATCGAAGGAAACGGCGTCGAGCAACTCGAAGAGAGTCAGAGGACTGTCCGAAACAGTTATCTGGGCTTCTTCTCCAAGCAAATTGGGAATACCGTCGGTGTTCGTGGAGCTCAGCAAGAGTTTAGGTTTTTTCTTCCTGATAACACTCAAAGCCGAGAGTCTCTGGTTCAGCTTCATGCTGTGAGAATAAACCACCACACTCTGGTTCATGCCAGAAATATCCCTGTAGAACCTGGCGAGGTTCTTGTTGTCCGAGAAGAGAAAACAGTTTGACTCGTTCAGGGCGTCCTCTATCTGGCCGGCAGAATCGAGCAAACCGTACGTCGGCCTGCAGAGCCTTTCGTAAGCGGGCGAAAGGTTCAGAACCATGGCAAGATCGTACAACCAGTCGGGCCTCTTCACACTGACCGCTAAGAACCTGTCAGACATCCTGCTGACCACGTCAAAGAAAGAGAGGATCTCTGGCTCTTCTCTGAGTTCTCCGAATACCGCGAGCTCGTTGATGATGAACAGATCGTACCTTCTGAGCACCTCATCCAAGTTCGCCAGGAAGTAACTGAGCGTCATCAGAGCATGATTGTTCTTGACTTGCTGGTTCAGAGAGTTGAGATAATCTATCGAGCGATCAAAGTATCTGAGAAGTGTATGGTAGAGCTGTGTCGAGAGAATGTTGTTCAGTGAAATCACGGCACATCTTTCCTTCCTCGTCGTGAACAGCCAGTAGAAGAACGCATTCCTCATCCTCAAATCGAAAACGAACAGGTTTCTTGTCAACGGCTCTTCCAAGATCTGTTCCAGCTGATTGAGTCTGTGTCTGAGCTCCGGTTCCTGAGGAGTGACACGTCCCAGTGACAGCTTTCTCTCGTTCACCTCGGCGTCAACAACGTACAGTGTCGGTACCCTGCCCCTGATGGTGAACACGACGTCCATTCCAGTGGGCTCGTACAGACTCATTTCGAACAGATGTCCCACACCGAAGCCTGTTGCCTCGAACCTCTTCCCGTTCGAACTCACAATCAATCTGACGTTCGATTGATTCTGCCCAAAAAGCTTCGCCGCTTCAATTTTCACTCCCTCGCACAAGAACAGTGGTTCTGGATTCCCATGACCAAAAGGTTCGAGCCTCTGAAGCTCTCTAATCAGGTTCTCGTTTATGTCTTCGAGCCTCAGAATCGCATCGACCTCGAGCACGGCCGATTGATCGTCCAGGGGGATATCGTAACTTCTCAGAGCTTCTATGAAACGATCAACACTCTCAGGTTCGAGACTGAATCCAACTGCGAGGGGATGACCCCCAAACTCTTCGAAGTATTCCAAGAAAGGCTGAAGGACGTCTATCAGGTTCACTCCAGAGACGCTTCGAGCGGAGGCCCTGGCGCCTTCGTCACCTTCGGATATGACTATCACAGGCTTGTTGTACCTGTGGCACAGACGTGCCGCAACAATTCCAATGACTCCAACGTGCCAGTCCCTCCCACGCACCACGATGATGGGGTGTTTGTCGAGGTTTCCACGCTCGATCTGTTCCACCGCTTTCTCGAAGATCTGAGATTCGATCTCCTGTCTGGTCGCGTTGTATTCGAACAAAACATCGATCAGCTGTGATGCGAGCGTGGGATCTCGCGTCGTCAAAAGGTCGAAGGCGTCGTGCGCGGCATCGAGCCTACCCGCGGCGTTGATCTTGGGAGCGACGCGAAAACCTATGTCTCTGGAATCAGGATCGACTATCTGAAGCCTCGACAGCAGCAGCGCAAGACCCGGTCTATCGGTTTTCCTCATACGTTCCAAACCTTCTTTGACTATGAACCTGTTCTCATCGATCAGCTTCACCATGTCCGCCACGGTTCCGAGCGCGACCAGGTCCAGATACCGAAAGACCTCTTCCTCATCGAGAGACAATTGCAAAGCCACGGCGCTTATGAGCTTGAAGGCCACTCCAACACCGGCGAGGTCTTTGAAGGGATATTCGTCGTCTTTTCGCTTCGGATCGAGTATGGCATCCGCCAATGGCAGAGTCTCTGCCGTTTCGTGATGATCGCTGATCACGACGTCGTAGCCCATCGCCTTGGCGATCTGTACGGCGTCAATGGCTGTGACTCCACAATCGACCGTGACGAGTACTTTCGCTCCTTCGTTTCTGAAAGCTTCCAGCACCTGAGGTTGCAATCCATAGCCTTCATCTATGCGTTTTGGAATGTAGTGGACAACCTTCCAGCCATGCCTCTGAAGAAACTCTTTGAGCACGGCAGCACCGGTGATACCATCGACATCGTAGTCACCGTACACAAGGACGATTTCGCTTTGTTCTCTCGCACGCAAAAGAATTTGAACCGCCCGGTCCATGTCCTTCAGGAGAAATGGATCGTGTAGATCATGCTTGGATGGGTCGAGGAATTTGATCGCCTTTTCGGGGTCCTTGATCCCGCGATTGATCAACAATCTGGCTATGAATTCACTGATGCCCAACTCCGAAACGAGTCTCTTCAACTCGTCCTGGTCTATTCGCTTTACTACCCACCTCACGTTCGTCAACTGCCTTTTTCTGGTCTTCTTATTCCATTCTATTAAACCACAAAACCGCCGAAAAGTTCGAAGTGTTAGAATCTTTCGTGGAGGTCCTGAGATGCACATAAGAATTATAGATGGTCATGATTGTATAGGAGGAAACAAGATACTGGTGTGTTCGGAGAACGGAGAAGGATTCTTGCTCGACTTCGGTGTTAATTTTAAGAAATGGTCGCTTTACTTTGAAGAATACTTGAAGCCCAGAACGGGTAAGATACTGCACGATCTGCTCAAACTCGATTTGATACCACGGCTCAACGTCTACAGATCGGACCTTCTTGCCCCAGATTTTGACAGCAACGAGTGCGTGAAGTTCGTATTTGTGAGTCACGCACACGCCGACCACTGCGGTCTGATAGGTCTTCTGAGTGAGCAGATTCCTTTACTCATGACGAAGGAAACCTTCGCGCTGTTGAGTGTGATGGACCAGCTGAAACCCTCAATTTGGGAACAGCTGACGATCCGGACCAGAACGAGGAGCGAGGATGAACACATTCGCACGGACGTGCTGGTGAACGACAGAAAGAAAAAGAATAGGAAGATTTGCCTCGAAAACGTTGAAGACCAACTCGAGGACGAATTCGAACCTGTCGACATACATCAATGCTGGCCCAACCGCGTCGAGATCCTTCCCGTGTACCATTCGGTGCTCGGTGCGGCAGCGCTGTGCGTTGAGGTCGACGATGCGATCGTGATCTACACAGGTGATTTGAGGGCGAGTCCGACGAAAGAGGAGGAAGAATTCTGGCGCTCGAAACTCGGTGAGAAAAGACTGGCGCTCTCGAAGAGGACCGAACAGTTCGCAAGAGAGATCAAGGATTACAGAGATTCACTGAAAAAACCGCTGGTTCTCATTGTCGAAGGAACAAGGGTGAGCAGGAAAGCCGATACAACCAATGACGAGCGGACGGTTTTTCAAAACGTGCTCGACGCAGTCTCAAGAACGAACACGCTGGTCATAGCCGATTTTCCAACCAAACACTTGGAGAGGCTCATGAGTTTCCTCAAGGTTGCACAGATGTGCGGAAGATATCTCGCCCTGACACCGAAAGACTTTGCGCTTTTGCAGTACATGGAAAAGATCGATCCAACCTGGCAACTTTCGGAGCAAGAGATACAGTGCTTGCGCGTTTACCACATAGGAAAAGTGGAGTTCTCAAAGCTCGAGAAGGAAGCGATCCACTTCGCTAAGTCCAGTGGTCTGCTCGTTGGACCAGAAGAGGTCAACAAAAGCCCTGCAAAATACATCGTGGCCGCCGGATACTTCGACATGCCACAGATGCTCGACATCGATGAAACGGTTTTGAACGGTTCGATCTACATACATTCGACGAGCGAGGCTTACACGGAGGAGCAACAGATGGACTACAAGAGGTTCAAGAACTGGTTGACGAGGTTCGGAATAAAACCCCGCGGTTTGGCCTTCGAGAACGACGAGATCGTCTTCACAAATGAGTTCCATGCTTCAGGACATGTATCCGCGCAGGAACTGGAGAAGCTCATCGAGACACTCCAACCAGACGTCATAATACCAGTCCATACCGAGGAAAAATTCTGGTTTGTGGAGAGATGGGGTACAAAAGTTTTGACACAAGAAGAAGTATACTTATGATTATTCGAACTTCAACTTTTCGGTGTAAAATGTGAGTGGATCGATTGGAGGTGGAGTGGTTGAAGTTTTACATCACGACGCCAATATACTATGTGAATTCCGAACCACATGTCGGAAGCGCCTACACAACGATAATTGCCGACATAATCGCACGTTACAAACGAATGATGAACTATAAGGTCTTCTTTCTCACCGGGACCGATGAGCATGGGCAGAAAGTCTTCCAGGCGGCGCGTGCCGCGGGGAAAGATCCGCAACAGTTCTGTGATGAACTCGCACAGAAGTTCGAACAACTCTGGGAGAAGCTACAGATCACCAACGACGGTTTCATCAGGACAACGGATCCAAAGCACATGGCGGTGGTCCAGTACTTCGTAAAGAAAATGCTCGAGAACGGTGACGTTTACAAGGGCGTGTACCAAGGCTGGTACTGTGTCCCGTGTGAGAGTTATTGGAGCGAAGAAGAGCTCGGGCCGAACCACACGTGTCCGAGTTGCGGCAGAGAAGTGAGATTCATCGAGGAAGAAAACTACTTTTTCAGACTCTCGAAGTACCGCGATGCGCTCTTGGAACACTACAGGAAACATCCAGAGTTCGTTCAACCAGACTTCAGAAGAAACGAGATGATCAAGATACTCGAATCCGGTCTGAAGGATCTGAGCATAACCAGAACCACCTTCAGCTGGGGTGTGCCGATGCCGGACGACCCGAAACACGTCATATACGTGTGGGTGGATGCGCTCATAAACTACGTCTCAGCGATCGGTTATCCCACGGATCCAGAGAGGTTCAACGAGTATTGGCCCGCAGATCTGCACCTGATAGGCAAGGAAATAAACAGGTTCCACTCGATCATATGGCCCGCGATGCTGATGTCCGTTGGCCTACCGCTTCCGAAGACGGTGTTCGCCCACGGCTGGCTAACCGTCGATGGCCAGAAGATCTCGAAGTCTCTCGGCAACGCAATAGATCCGAAGTATTTTGTGGATAAGTACGGGAACGACGTGCTGAGGTTTTATCTTGTGAGAGAGATCGTCTTCGGCAAGGACGGCGATTTCT
This window contains:
- a CDS encoding MBL fold hydrolase, giving the protein MHIRIIDGHDCIGGNKILVCSENGEGFLLDFGVNFKKWSLYFEEYLKPRTGKILHDLLKLDLIPRLNVYRSDLLAPDFDSNECVKFVFVSHAHADHCGLIGLLSEQIPLLMTKETFALLSVMDQLKPSIWEQLTIRTRTRSEDEHIRTDVLVNDRKKKNRKICLENVEDQLEDEFEPVDIHQCWPNRVEILPVYHSVLGAAALCVEVDDAIVIYTGDLRASPTKEEEEFWRSKLGEKRLALSKRTEQFAREIKDYRDSLKKPLVLIVEGTRVSRKADTTNDERTVFQNVLDAVSRTNTLVIADFPTKHLERLMSFLKVAQMCGRYLALTPKDFALLQYMEKIDPTWQLSEQEIQCLRVYHIGKVEFSKLEKEAIHFAKSSGLLVGPEEVNKSPAKYIVAAGYFDMPQMLDIDETVLNGSIYIHSTSEAYTEEQQMDYKRFKNWLTRFGIKPRGLAFENDEIVFTNEFHASGHVSAQELEKLIETLQPDVIIPVHTEEKFWFVERWGTKVLTQEEVYL
- the metG gene encoding methionine--tRNA ligase; translation: MKFYITTPIYYVNSEPHVGSAYTTIIADIIARYKRMMNYKVFFLTGTDEHGQKVFQAARAAGKDPQQFCDELAQKFEQLWEKLQITNDGFIRTTDPKHMAVVQYFVKKMLENGDVYKGVYQGWYCVPCESYWSEEELGPNHTCPSCGREVRFIEEENYFFRLSKYRDALLEHYRKHPEFVQPDFRRNEMIKILESGLKDLSITRTTFSWGVPMPDDPKHVIYVWVDALINYVSAIGYPTDPERFNEYWPADLHLIGKEINRFHSIIWPAMLMSVGLPLPKTVFAHGWLTVDGQKISKSLGNAIDPKYFVDKYGNDVLRFYLVREIVFGKDGDFSEKGLVNRLNSDLANDYGNLLHRTLAMLEKHFASSIPEPGPFEQEDESFVQQVLDKVERYLAQMDSYQLTDAIETVMAILTLANKYFDERKPWLLAKQGEMKKLGTVLYNVCETVKKVAIMFYPIMPNSSLEVLRRLGEETQPNAQHLRQWRTLRSGQKIIHGAPLFQKVELKSEQKVPQETVASQVQLLDINEFRKVDLRVAKVLSAERIKGSEKLLRLTIDLGELGTRQIVAGIAKYYEPEQLVGKCIVVVANLKPAKLMGVESQGMLLAAHDNDQVKLIIVDGGAAPGSKIS